In Amia ocellicauda isolate fAmiCal2 chromosome 5, fAmiCal2.hap1, whole genome shotgun sequence, a genomic segment contains:
- the LOC136750584 gene encoding urotensin-2 receptor yields MNLSGSANLSSPDAGSEDELIIASTFGTLLSLVYVVGVSGNVYTLVVMCHSIRFAASMYISIINLALADLLYLSTIPFVVCTYLLKDWYFGDVGCRIILSLDLLTMHASIFTLTVMCTERYLAVTKPLDTVKRSKGYRKGMAGGVWVLSLLLTLPMMIMVNLKTTKKGNGVKRMCAPTWSPEAYKIYVTVLFCTSIMAPGIIIGYLYTKLARTYLESQRNSVTNKGNNKRSPKQKVLIMIFTIVLVFWACFLPFWIWQLLPLYLKPLRLASNTQTCINYLVACLTYSNSCINPFLYTLLTKNYREYLKNRHRSFYRYTSSFKKRTPSLHSSWGKSISSSNQFDFPSETMVMGQFKLH; encoded by the coding sequence ATGAATCTGAGCGGCTCGGCGAACCTCAGCAGCCCTGACGCCGGGTCTGAGGACGAGCTGATCATCGCCTCCACGTTTGGGACCCTGCTGTCGCTGGTGTACGTGGTGGGGGTGTCGGGGAATGTCTACACGCTGGTGGTGATGTGCCACTCTATCCGTTTCGCCGCATCCATGTACATTTCCATCATCAACCTTGCCCTTGCCGACTTGCTCTACCTGTCCACCATCCCTTTCGTAGTGTGCACCTACTTGCTCAAGGACTGGTACTTCGGGGACGTCGGGTGCCGCATCATTTTAAGCCTCGACCTGCTCACCATGCACGCCAGCATCTTCACCCTGACGGTGATGTGCACCGAGCGCTACCTGGCCGTCACCAAGCCCCTAGACACGGTCAAGCGCtccaagggttacaggaaagggatgGCCGGAGGAGTCTGGGTCCTCTCCCTCCTGCTCACCTTGCCCATGATGATTATGGTGAACCTAAAGACGACCAAGAAAGGCAACGGGGTGAAGAGGATGTGCGCTCCCACTTGGAGTCCAGAGGCTTACAAGATTTACGTTACGGTCCTTTTCTGCACCAGTATAATGGCCCCGGGGATCATCATAGGCTACTTGTACACGAAACTTGCCCGCACGTATCTGGAGTCCCAGAGAAACTCGGTCACCAACAAGGGGAATAACAAGCGCTCCCCCAAGCAGAAAGTATTGATCATGATCTTTACTATCGTCCTCGTCTTCTGGGCGTGTTTTCTCCCCTTTTGGATATGGCAGCTGTTGCCCCTCTATCTCAAGCCCCTGCGGCTGGCCTCTAACACCCAGACCTGTATCAACTACCTGGTGGCGTGTCTCACTTACAGCAACAGCTGCATCAACCCCTTCTTGTACACACTGCTCACAAAGAACTACCGGGAGTACCTGAAAAACAGGCACCGGAGTTTCTACCGGTACACGTCCTCGTTCAAGAAGCGGACCCCCAGTTTGCATTCATCCTGGGGGAAATCCATCTCGTCCAGTAACCAGTTCGATTTCCCCTCAGAGACTATGGTAATGGGACAGTTCAAGTTGCACTAG